In Leptospirillum ferriphilum, the following proteins share a genomic window:
- a CDS encoding efflux RND transporter periplasmic adaptor subunit translates to MTTEEKARGDHSNEEEPLSDQMREEIDLEEVQPDRKIQKWAGIVLLLLIFGPVTVFILNKIFPPHPPVFHRQVVQVIRIRSRQMYHKATIPAGIRSFRETIIYAHVPGYLKTLNVDKGDYVHKGQTLAYIQDPELRQALEEKKARVRINYLTYRRIKKVWLSHPSLISEQRVQEKLAAYLASVSAMRHDEALVDYKTIRAPFDGMITHRFVDQGKLISRGTMETTSIQPIVTLEQVTTLRAYVWVPADIAPQIRRGQKVIAKFAGLPGQVFTGRVTRYDAEENPRTRTMRTEVDIENPKLVIHPGMYGQFTFYLKKYDGAILIPGMAIRKEKGKGFTVAIVRDGQVHIQPVETGIDNGDWIQIKSGLVPGDKVVMMGKWHVAEGQKVRAISYKGVPFRAARQL, encoded by the coding sequence TTGACAACAGAAGAAAAAGCACGCGGGGATCATTCGAATGAAGAGGAACCTCTTTCCGATCAAATGCGGGAAGAGATTGACCTGGAAGAGGTTCAACCCGATCGAAAAATTCAAAAATGGGCCGGAATTGTTCTTTTATTATTGATTTTTGGCCCCGTTACGGTGTTCATTCTCAATAAAATCTTTCCGCCGCATCCGCCTGTTTTTCACCGGCAGGTTGTTCAGGTGATCCGTATCCGGTCTCGTCAAATGTATCACAAGGCAACGATTCCGGCCGGTATCCGCTCCTTCCGGGAAACGATCATTTACGCCCATGTTCCCGGATACCTCAAGACTCTGAATGTGGATAAGGGCGATTATGTCCACAAGGGGCAGACTCTCGCCTATATTCAGGATCCAGAATTGCGCCAGGCCCTTGAGGAAAAGAAGGCTCGGGTTCGGATTAATTACCTGACATACAGAAGGATTAAAAAGGTGTGGTTATCGCACCCGTCTCTGATCTCCGAGCAGAGGGTCCAGGAGAAACTGGCCGCATATCTGGCATCCGTCTCTGCCATGCGACATGATGAAGCGCTGGTGGACTACAAAACCATCCGGGCTCCCTTCGATGGAATGATCACCCACCGGTTTGTCGATCAGGGGAAACTGATTTCCCGAGGGACGATGGAGACGACGTCGATCCAGCCCATAGTGACTCTGGAGCAGGTGACGACCTTGCGCGCTTACGTTTGGGTTCCTGCAGATATTGCCCCCCAGATCCGAAGAGGGCAAAAAGTGATCGCAAAGTTTGCCGGTTTGCCGGGACAGGTCTTTACTGGACGGGTGACGCGTTACGATGCGGAAGAAAATCCTCGAACCCGAACCATGAGAACAGAAGTGGATATTGAAAATCCAAAGCTCGTGATTCACCCCGGCATGTATGGACAATTTACGTTCTATCTGAAGAAGTATGACGGGGCAATTCTGATCCCGGGGATGGCGATCCGGAAGGAAAAAGGGAAAGGTTTTACAGTTGCGATCGTGAGAGATGGGCAAGTTCATATTCAGCCCGTCGAGACGGGCATCGATAACGGAGACTGGATCCAGATAAAATCGGGACTCGTTCCGGGGGACAAAGTTGTCATGATGGGGAAATGGCATGTCGCCGAAGGACAGAAAGTCCGGGCGATTTCCTATAAAGGGGTCCCGTTCCGTGCAGCACGACAGTTGTAG
- a CDS encoding YgfZ/GcvT domain-containing protein translates to MQTEVSDTRIAHKKFGLFYPSVSRPSIFIEGEDRKTFLQGIASQDILKQDEKSLSYSFFLNPKARILFDAWCGNFEDKIGLFPPADTREEFINHLKKYLFFRTKAKITDMSEHFREIRLVGPETISVLLSLFDNNFSGSSFRMLKNGGYVLIHPTSFQHNLDVGLQADLFIPIDQFETTQKSLEDFTSKKGGVLLSESSYLTYLTEKGIPLFPSELNDSFFPAEAGLDSVGVSYNKGCYVGQEPVTRLKFQGHLNRSLAGFSLEGAAFPKMEFPVTLFNPKDGNEAGILTRTSFSDILGSGIGLGYLKRNFSENGTELLLPDAQLVRVHSLPFV, encoded by the coding sequence ATGCAGACAGAAGTCTCAGACACACGGATAGCACATAAAAAATTTGGTCTTTTTTACCCTTCTGTTTCCAGGCCATCCATCTTTATTGAAGGAGAGGACAGAAAAACCTTTCTTCAGGGAATCGCCAGTCAGGACATCCTGAAACAAGATGAGAAAAGTCTGTCCTACAGTTTTTTTCTGAATCCCAAGGCTCGCATCCTCTTTGACGCCTGGTGCGGCAATTTTGAGGACAAAATTGGCCTCTTTCCTCCCGCTGACACGAGAGAGGAGTTCATCAATCATTTAAAAAAATATCTCTTCTTTAGAACCAAGGCCAAAATTACCGATATGTCGGAACATTTTAGAGAGATTCGTCTTGTTGGACCAGAAACCATATCTGTTCTCCTTTCCCTGTTCGACAACAACTTTTCTGGCTCTTCGTTCAGAATGCTGAAAAATGGAGGATACGTTCTGATTCATCCAACTTCTTTCCAGCATAACCTCGACGTCGGGCTCCAGGCGGATTTATTCATACCGATCGATCAGTTCGAAACCACTCAAAAATCTCTTGAGGACTTTACCTCGAAGAAAGGGGGAGTCCTTCTCAGTGAGTCTTCCTATCTGACCTACCTGACCGAGAAGGGAATCCCTCTTTTCCCTTCCGAGCTGAACGACTCCTTTTTTCCGGCAGAAGCGGGCCTGGACTCTGTCGGGGTTTCTTACAACAAGGGCTGTTATGTTGGTCAGGAGCCCGTGACCCGTTTAAAGTTTCAGGGACATCTGAACCGGTCTCTCGCTGGATTCAGCCTGGAAGGAGCAGCCTTCCCCAAGATGGAATTTCCCGTGACCCTCTTTAACCCGAAAGACGGGAATGAAGCCGGGATCCTGACAAGAACTTCCTTTTCAGACATCTTGGGATCCGGGATCGGTCTGGGTTACTTAAAGAGAAATTTTTCCGAAAACGGGACAGAACTTCTCCTTCCGGATGCCCAATTGGTTCGGGTCCATTCCCTTCCTTTTGTCTAG
- a CDS encoding TolC family protein: MNLHRILFLITLIVLECSGFSWAADPASQKNLDRPPKVLGLNDAIFFGLTHHPKIFMFRHQVQKAKAAVQIANAHFLPNVGAGAMFGAGEPGVGNRVFNNAYAYSGFLPVTYGVLGPYGHNANLSMAQTAMASLGVTQLLYDFGKYEHLTRSRKELTKASVDNLLTRDAWVILQVKEAYYHVILDRKLIEVYQKNLEQRQMVRDLTRSLYRANYKSRLDYDLAVVDLEKAKALLVNEQNDLESQIARLNEAMGLGKKSRKNYRLKDKAPENFVPVPLEELISTGVQKRPELLSTTHRYHAGVEKTASEKAKHYPYISAFGNYGYLGNMVTGQSYSPGLWTGGAMINVPIYTGGMIRGMVARAREATLTSQYHEQDWRIRIRLQVTQAYDRVRADAADIVAYTKAVKEAKLALLLANKKYEANLISIVQLTLAEVYLLDAEASLALAEYHMGVDQAALRFTTGIDYPEYVTMTGQVRDSQVKTSLDSRIPQ, encoded by the coding sequence ATGAATCTTCATAGAATTTTATTTTTGATCACCCTGATTGTTCTGGAATGTTCAGGGTTTTCCTGGGCAGCAGATCCGGCCAGTCAAAAAAATCTTGATCGGCCCCCAAAAGTGTTGGGATTAAACGATGCCATTTTTTTTGGTTTGACGCATCATCCGAAGATTTTCATGTTCCGCCATCAGGTGCAAAAAGCGAAAGCTGCCGTTCAAATTGCAAATGCCCATTTTCTGCCGAATGTCGGTGCTGGAGCCATGTTTGGTGCAGGGGAACCAGGGGTTGGCAATCGAGTTTTCAACAACGCTTATGCCTATTCCGGTTTTTTGCCGGTGACCTATGGTGTTTTGGGTCCATACGGACATAATGCGAACCTTTCCATGGCCCAGACGGCGATGGCGTCATTGGGGGTGACCCAGCTTCTTTACGACTTCGGAAAATACGAGCATCTGACCCGGTCCCGGAAAGAGTTGACAAAAGCTTCCGTCGATAATTTGCTGACAAGAGATGCCTGGGTGATTTTGCAGGTGAAGGAAGCCTACTATCATGTCATTCTTGACCGAAAACTGATCGAGGTCTACCAGAAAAATCTTGAACAGCGCCAGATGGTTCGGGACCTGACGCGTTCCCTTTACAGGGCAAACTATAAATCCCGGCTGGATTATGACCTTGCTGTCGTGGATCTTGAAAAGGCAAAGGCGTTGCTTGTGAATGAACAGAACGATCTTGAAAGCCAGATCGCCCGCCTCAACGAAGCCATGGGTCTGGGAAAGAAAAGCCGAAAAAACTATCGACTGAAAGACAAGGCGCCGGAAAATTTCGTTCCTGTACCGCTTGAAGAGTTGATCAGTACTGGAGTCCAGAAACGGCCGGAACTATTGTCGACAACGCACCGATATCATGCGGGTGTCGAAAAGACAGCATCAGAAAAAGCGAAGCATTATCCCTATATCTCGGCGTTTGGAAATTACGGGTACTTGGGAAATATGGTGACTGGACAGAGTTATTCACCTGGGCTCTGGACGGGTGGGGCCATGATTAACGTTCCCATTTACACAGGTGGAATGATCCGTGGGATGGTCGCCCGGGCGAGAGAAGCCACATTAACATCACAATACCATGAACAGGACTGGAGAATTCGTATCCGTCTCCAGGTGACCCAGGCCTATGACAGGGTCCGGGCGGATGCGGCGGATATCGTTGCTTACACAAAGGCTGTCAAAGAGGCTAAACTCGCGTTGCTCCTGGCCAACAAAAAATATGAGGCCAATCTGATTTCGATTGTGCAGTTGACGTTGGCAGAAGTCTATCTGCTGGATGCTGAAGCCAGTCTTGCCTTGGCTGAATACCATATGGGAGTGGACCAGGCGGCACTCCGTTTCACAACAGGTATTGACTATCCGGAATATGTGACGATGACAGGACAAGTCCGGGATTCTCAGGTAAAAACATCGCTTGACTCCCGGATCCCTCAATAA
- a CDS encoding efflux RND transporter periplasmic adaptor subunit has product MKFNIREFRLSRKMLLILGVVVTIFLVGVYVSRFRSTSAQANVTLQKKPLFNQKRFRLSYVKRRSLERWAVIPGIVHAFRKAKIYAHVPGYLKFLNVDKGDFVRRGQVLAYIYDPELYQSYQKSLAEAEIAKITFERKKKVWEGDHRVISLENVQKAEAIFREKEAKARYDHELVRYKTIVAPFDGIITHRYIDPWNLISEGTGTTGHALPLLKESYVDTMRLYVGVPESEVRYIRRGLRVWLEAQGLKGRKFDARVTRYDYALDHETRTMRTEIDILNPDKALMPRMYVWAHILLKTYKNTLSIPKKAVIEGRHGDFAFVIRDGKVQQVPIVVGDENGGYVQILQGLTESEPILVKLHATIY; this is encoded by the coding sequence ATGAAGTTCAATATAAGGGAGTTCAGGTTGTCCAGAAAAATGCTTTTGATTCTCGGCGTTGTCGTAACAATTTTTCTGGTTGGAGTGTATGTGTCCCGTTTTCGAAGCACGAGTGCTCAAGCAAACGTCACTCTTCAGAAGAAACCGCTGTTTAATCAAAAACGATTTCGTCTCTCTTATGTGAAACGAAGAAGTTTGGAGAGATGGGCAGTCATTCCGGGGATTGTGCATGCGTTCAGAAAAGCCAAAATTTATGCTCATGTGCCCGGGTATTTGAAGTTTCTGAATGTCGACAAGGGGGACTTTGTTCGACGAGGTCAAGTTTTGGCTTATATTTACGATCCGGAACTTTACCAGAGTTATCAAAAGTCTCTGGCTGAAGCAGAAATTGCAAAAATCACATTCGAACGCAAAAAAAAAGTCTGGGAAGGAGATCATCGGGTTATATCGCTCGAGAACGTTCAAAAGGCAGAGGCCATTTTTCGGGAAAAAGAAGCAAAAGCCAGATATGATCACGAACTCGTTCGGTATAAGACGATCGTGGCCCCCTTCGATGGAATTATCACACATCGGTATATCGACCCATGGAACCTGATCTCCGAAGGGACCGGAACGACTGGTCACGCTCTTCCACTCCTGAAAGAGTCCTATGTTGATACGATGAGGCTTTATGTCGGTGTTCCGGAAAGTGAAGTCCGCTATATCAGGAGAGGGTTGAGGGTATGGCTTGAGGCCCAGGGGCTGAAGGGAAGAAAGTTTGATGCGCGCGTCACCCGTTATGATTATGCGCTCGATCATGAAACCCGAACCATGAGGACCGAAATCGATATCCTGAATCCGGACAAGGCTCTTATGCCAAGAATGTATGTATGGGCACATATCCTCCTGAAGACTTACAAGAACACTCTTTCAATTCCCAAGAAAGCTGTGATTGAGGGAAGACACGGGGATTTTGCTTTTGTGATCAGGGACGGAAAAGTTCAGCAAGTTCCCATCGTTGTTGGGGATGAAAACGGAGGGTATGTTCAAATCCTTCAAGGTCTTACAGAGAGCGAACCAATTTTGGTGAAGTTACATGCAACCATCTATTAA
- a CDS encoding efflux RND transporter permease subunit: MFLVRFSLKSPYTIIAFALAIVLLGSQSLSSMNVSIFPQIPDPDVEVLTVFPGLSPYEVETEITEQMERIILQAPYIRSIKSNSVTGISMINVRYRSSYSLSASVSMTVSMVYSSLKYLPPGVFPPIIIPFGVSAIPIADIVLESKELSQMQLYDIGYYNIRSQMGTVPGAAAPPVFGGMSRQIQVYTNNTALLARGLSIWDVAQTLNRQNIIWPAGVTTYGTQNYDVFVNALLGGPKSIDNVPIKFEHGQPVYIKDIGEAKDSYRLQFNPVRVDGRKSVYFPLLKQSGANTIKVVEATRKALKSFYGLPKSLHLSVIFDQSVYIKDSVASLEREGIVGIILTAIMILVFLGNVRATLIIFTSIPLSLLTGITLLHMTGQTINIMTLGGLALAIGRLVDDSIVVLENTNRHIELGKDLYTASLEGAGEVAMPVLASTIATMIVFSPVLFLVGKGKFLFTPLAAAVAFSMLASYFVSMTLVPVLSRWFMKPESYYEEHDSAIRRGFKKFDAAFDKFRNGYREILIQALKRQKTFSVMLALSFVATLFLASQVGSEYFPSDDTGSFVISVRLPVGSRVELTDAYMARLDGAIRRVIPKKEIVHIVANEGIRIGWAAMYTTNLWTHMSFVLVQLVPSTKRHHSVWDYENKLRSYLNEHFPNVEFDFESASIITQVLSGSGEAPIDLQILGPSYEKLGEIAKNIRDQIKKIPGTEDVRVKQNFHYPGLMVDVDRNKAGFLGLSETDIERQVITSLVTDMAIGENFWVDPKSGNPYFLTAQYPEDRWNNMDSLDNILIRPLGSSDVTSPASSAPPVYLRDVADIKRITFPPAIFHYNVERVVDVLVNFQHKRGVSMGAIGGKIEDIMKKYPFPDGYSWHETGMLASMHRSFGSMGVAVLLAMALVYLALVAQFQSFLDPFIIMLSVPFGLIGVVIMLYVTGSGFNVESLIGIIMDIGIGVSNSVLLVEFAIRLREKGAPLVRSVVEAGATRLRPILMTAVGTVLAMIPTAIGMGEGSGPEEPLARAVIGGLIVMTILTLFQVPILFVLFHRLEDRWKARNSG, translated from the coding sequence GTGTTCCTCGTTCGATTCTCATTAAAAAGTCCTTATACCATTATTGCCTTTGCTCTCGCGATTGTTCTTCTTGGCAGTCAGAGCCTGTCCTCGATGAACGTTTCCATTTTCCCCCAGATTCCGGATCCGGATGTAGAGGTCCTGACTGTTTTTCCCGGTCTCAGCCCCTATGAGGTTGAAACGGAAATTACAGAACAGATGGAACGTATCATTCTCCAGGCCCCCTACATACGGAGCATCAAGTCAAACAGTGTGACCGGGATCAGTATGATCAATGTCCGATACAGATCGTCGTATTCCCTGTCCGCCAGTGTTTCGATGACCGTTTCCATGGTGTATTCCTCCTTAAAATATCTTCCTCCCGGGGTTTTTCCTCCGATTATCATTCCTTTCGGGGTTTCCGCCATTCCGATTGCGGATATTGTTCTGGAAAGCAAGGAGCTTTCCCAGATGCAATTGTATGATATCGGGTATTACAACATCCGGTCCCAGATGGGAACCGTCCCGGGGGCTGCCGCACCCCCCGTGTTCGGAGGAATGTCCCGTCAGATTCAGGTATACACAAACAACACGGCACTTCTGGCGCGCGGTCTCTCGATCTGGGATGTTGCCCAGACACTGAACCGTCAAAATATTATCTGGCCTGCCGGTGTGACGACATACGGAACCCAAAACTACGATGTTTTTGTGAATGCCCTGTTGGGTGGGCCCAAATCGATTGATAATGTTCCGATCAAGTTTGAACATGGCCAGCCGGTTTATATCAAAGATATCGGCGAAGCCAAGGATTCATACAGGCTTCAGTTTAATCCTGTCCGGGTGGATGGAAGAAAGTCCGTTTATTTTCCGCTTCTTAAACAAAGCGGTGCCAATACAATCAAGGTTGTGGAGGCGACACGAAAAGCCCTGAAGTCTTTTTACGGTCTTCCGAAAAGCCTCCATTTGTCCGTCATTTTTGACCAGTCGGTGTATATCAAGGATTCTGTGGCATCCCTGGAAAGAGAAGGAATCGTCGGGATCATCCTGACAGCGATCATGATTCTCGTCTTTCTCGGAAACGTCCGCGCAACATTGATTATTTTTACATCGATCCCGTTGTCTCTCTTGACTGGTATCACGCTTCTTCACATGACGGGGCAAACCATCAACATCATGACGCTGGGCGGGCTGGCTCTGGCAATCGGTCGTCTGGTCGATGATTCGATTGTCGTTTTGGAAAATACCAATCGGCATATCGAACTGGGAAAAGACCTGTATACAGCCTCCCTCGAGGGAGCCGGAGAGGTTGCGATGCCTGTTCTCGCATCAACCATCGCGACGATGATTGTCTTTTCTCCTGTTCTTTTTCTGGTTGGAAAAGGAAAGTTTTTATTTACACCGCTTGCTGCTGCCGTCGCCTTTTCCATGCTGGCATCCTATTTTGTATCCATGACCCTTGTCCCAGTCCTTTCCCGCTGGTTCATGAAACCGGAATCCTATTATGAAGAGCATGACAGTGCGATCCGGAGAGGGTTCAAGAAGTTTGATGCCGCATTTGACAAGTTTAGAAATGGTTATAGGGAAATATTGATCCAGGCTCTTAAAAGACAAAAAACCTTTTCTGTCATGCTCGCACTTTCTTTTGTTGCCACCCTCTTTCTGGCGAGTCAGGTCGGCTCCGAATATTTCCCTTCTGACGACACGGGTTCTTTCGTTATTTCCGTGAGGCTTCCCGTAGGCTCGAGAGTCGAACTGACAGATGCCTACATGGCCAGGCTTGACGGGGCCATTCGGCGGGTGATTCCCAAAAAAGAGATTGTGCACATTGTGGCGAACGAAGGAATCCGTATCGGCTGGGCTGCAATGTATACGACGAACCTCTGGACGCATATGTCGTTTGTTCTGGTTCAATTGGTGCCGTCCACGAAGAGGCATCATTCCGTCTGGGATTATGAAAATAAACTTCGCAGCTATCTGAATGAACATTTTCCAAATGTCGAGTTTGATTTTGAGTCGGCTTCCATCATCACGCAGGTGTTGTCGGGTTCTGGAGAAGCACCGATTGATCTTCAGATTCTTGGACCAAGTTATGAAAAACTTGGAGAAATCGCCAAGAACATTCGTGACCAGATCAAAAAGATTCCGGGCACAGAGGATGTGCGCGTCAAACAAAATTTCCATTATCCGGGTTTGATGGTCGATGTTGATCGAAACAAGGCAGGTTTTCTCGGTCTTTCAGAAACGGATATTGAGCGTCAGGTTATTACAAGTCTGGTGACAGACATGGCGATCGGCGAGAATTTTTGGGTTGATCCCAAGTCCGGAAACCCCTATTTTCTGACCGCGCAATACCCGGAAGACCGGTGGAACAACATGGACTCCCTGGACAATATTCTCATTCGGCCGCTGGGAAGCTCCGATGTGACATCTCCGGCGAGCAGTGCTCCTCCGGTTTATCTCAGGGATGTTGCGGATATCAAAAGGATTACATTCCCGCCCGCCATTTTTCACTACAATGTGGAGCGCGTTGTCGATGTCCTCGTCAATTTCCAGCACAAAAGAGGCGTATCCATGGGAGCAATCGGAGGGAAAATTGAGGACATCATGAAGAAATATCCTTTTCCGGATGGATATTCCTGGCATGAGACCGGGATGCTGGCCAGCATGCACAGATCCTTCGGATCGATGGGAGTCGCGGTTCTCCTGGCGATGGCCCTTGTCTATCTGGCACTGGTTGCTCAGTTCCAGTCATTCCTTGATCCCTTTATTATCATGTTGTCCGTTCCCTTTGGTCTGATTGGTGTTGTGATTATGCTGTATGTGACGGGTTCGGGGTTCAATGTCGAATCGTTGATCGGGATCATCATGGATATCGGGATTGGCGTGTCGAACTCGGTGCTCCTTGTCGAATTTGCCATTCGACTCAGAGAAAAGGGGGCACCTCTGGTCCGGTCCGTTGTTGAGGCGGGAGCTACACGTTTGAGACCAATTCTGATGACAGCCGTCGGAACGGTTCTGGCCATGATACCGACGGCGATCGGGATGGGAGAGGGCTCCGGGCCAGAGGAGCCCCTCGCTCGTGCGGTGATCGGCGGACTGATTGTGATGACGATCCTGACCCTGTTTCAGGTGCCGATCCTATTTGTCCTCTTTCACCGGCTGGAAGATCGCTGGAAAGCCAGAAATTCCGGTTAA
- a CDS encoding sigma-54-dependent transcriptional regulator, giving the protein MRIFIIDDDKNLTDMLTSALLKDGHEVRSAMESSSALCLMESSDWDVVLLDIKLRGEDGFNVLRKIRVTHPEFIILMMTAFGKIDQAVESMKLGAFDFLEKPFSLSFLRIKLGKIQSHLSLKMQNGILRQELENKKWRLVGHHPRIQEVREQIAKYAKFDSPVLILGESGTGKEVAARLIVNQSSRRDEPFIVVNCGAIPEHLMESMFFGHEKGSFTGAHALQKGKFELANGGTIFLDEIGELPLNLQSKLLRIIESGEFERIGGTRNLKTQVRILSATNRNLEHLVRKGTFRADLYYRLHVLVIEMPALRERIEDIPILVEYLLQQLSVELHRTLVAEKNLLPSLQRLEWPGNIRELKNILERLAVMSEDGVIREKDFFLAQWKKPSLELIEEKKNIDFKREIEEREKNMILNALDKAKGNHTMAARFLGMKRTTLQYHLKKMDLKKGKNLFKG; this is encoded by the coding sequence ATGAGGATCTTCATTATCGATGATGATAAAAACCTGACGGACATGTTGACGTCAGCTCTTCTCAAGGATGGGCATGAGGTGCGTTCGGCGATGGAATCATCGTCGGCACTGTGCCTTATGGAAAGTTCGGACTGGGATGTTGTTCTTCTGGATATAAAGCTGAGAGGAGAAGATGGTTTCAATGTCCTGCGAAAAATACGCGTCACTCATCCGGAATTCATTATTCTCATGATGACGGCTTTTGGAAAAATCGACCAGGCTGTCGAGTCTATGAAGCTGGGAGCCTTTGATTTTCTGGAAAAGCCTTTCTCCTTGTCTTTTTTGCGCATTAAGCTGGGAAAAATTCAATCTCATCTGTCCTTAAAAATGCAAAACGGGATTTTAAGGCAAGAGCTTGAAAACAAGAAATGGAGACTGGTCGGACATCATCCCCGTATCCAGGAAGTTCGTGAACAAATTGCCAAGTACGCCAAATTTGATTCTCCGGTTCTGATCCTGGGGGAGTCCGGAACAGGAAAGGAAGTCGCTGCCAGGCTGATCGTCAACCAGTCTTCCCGGAGGGATGAGCCTTTTATCGTTGTCAATTGCGGGGCGATTCCGGAGCACCTGATGGAATCCATGTTTTTCGGACATGAAAAAGGCTCCTTTACCGGAGCGCATGCCTTGCAAAAAGGAAAGTTTGAGCTGGCAAACGGGGGAACGATTTTCCTGGATGAAATTGGAGAGCTCCCTCTGAATTTGCAATCAAAGCTTTTACGCATCATTGAATCGGGGGAGTTTGAACGCATTGGAGGAACAAGAAACCTGAAAACGCAAGTGCGGATTCTTTCCGCAACGAATCGGAATCTCGAACATCTTGTGAGGAAAGGAACCTTCCGGGCCGACCTCTATTATCGGTTGCATGTCCTGGTCATCGAGATGCCAGCTCTGAGAGAGAGAATAGAGGATATTCCGATTCTTGTTGAATATTTGCTCCAGCAGCTTTCAGTAGAATTGCATCGGACACTCGTCGCTGAAAAAAACTTGTTGCCTTCACTCCAAAGACTTGAGTGGCCGGGCAATATTCGGGAGCTTAAGAACATTTTGGAGAGACTTGCCGTGATGTCCGAAGACGGAGTGATTCGAGAAAAAGATTTTTTTCTTGCTCAATGGAAGAAGCCCTCTCTGGAGTTGATCGAGGAGAAAAAAAATATCGATTTCAAGAGAGAGATCGAGGAAAGAGAAAAAAACATGATTCTGAATGCTCTGGACAAAGCAAAGGGGAATCACACGATGGCTGCCCGATTTCTGGGGATGAAGAGAACAACTCTCCAATATCATCTGAAAAAAATGGATCTGAAAAAAGGAAAAAATCTTTTCAAGGGGTAG
- the trxB gene encoding thioredoxin-disulfide reductase, translated as MEKVVILGSGPAGLTAALYTARAFLSPLLIEGPQSGGQLTTTTDVDNFPGFPKGVTGPELIEFMREQVLRFGTRFDTRVVEKVTREKDVIRLFCDDEKVLETKTLIVASGASAKYLGLPSEKALMGQGVSACATCDGFFFKDKEIVVVGGGDTAIEEALFLTRFGSKVTIIHRRDSLRASKIMQERAKANKKISFLWNKEVVEVRDVSAGKVTGVVLKDVMDGSRSEYPCQGFFLGIGHTPNSRFLEGVVERDSNGYIKTFSGSRTSAPGIFAAGDVQDPVYRQAITAAGSGCMAAIDAERYLESLAEPQ; from the coding sequence GTGGAAAAGGTTGTGATACTGGGATCAGGCCCAGCCGGATTAACGGCAGCGTTGTATACCGCGAGAGCTTTTCTTTCACCTTTGCTCATTGAAGGGCCGCAGTCGGGAGGCCAGCTAACGACGACGACAGATGTCGATAATTTTCCGGGGTTCCCCAAGGGGGTTACCGGACCGGAACTGATCGAATTCATGAGAGAACAGGTTTTGCGATTCGGGACCCGTTTCGATACACGGGTCGTTGAAAAAGTCACCCGGGAAAAGGATGTCATCCGACTTTTTTGTGATGATGAAAAGGTTCTCGAAACGAAGACTCTTATTGTTGCCAGTGGAGCGTCGGCGAAATATCTTGGACTCCCTTCCGAAAAAGCCCTGATGGGACAAGGTGTTTCTGCCTGTGCCACCTGTGACGGGTTCTTTTTCAAGGATAAGGAGATCGTGGTCGTTGGTGGAGGGGACACAGCGATTGAAGAAGCTCTTTTCCTGACCCGTTTCGGTTCAAAAGTCACAATCATTCACCGGAGAGATTCCCTGCGTGCCTCCAAGATCATGCAGGAAAGGGCCAAGGCAAACAAGAAAATCTCTTTTTTATGGAATAAGGAAGTGGTCGAAGTTCGGGACGTGTCTGCAGGGAAAGTAACTGGAGTGGTCTTAAAAGATGTTATGGATGGTTCGCGAAGCGAATACCCTTGTCAGGGATTTTTCCTGGGTATTGGCCATACGCCCAACAGCCGATTTTTGGAGGGCGTTGTGGAGCGCGACTCCAACGGGTATATCAAGACATTTTCCGGAAGTCGCACCTCTGCTCCTGGGATCTTCGCTGCCGGTGATGTTCAGGATCCTGTTTATCGACAGGCGATCACAGCTGCCGGTAGCGGTTGTATGGCCGCGATCGATGCTGAAAGATACCTGGAATCTCTCGCTGAACCGCAATGA